A segment of the Hemitrygon akajei chromosome 10, sHemAka1.3, whole genome shotgun sequence genome:
tgaactgcttttcccagagagtggtgaatctgtggaattctctgcccaatgaagcagtggaggctacctcagtaaatatatttaagacaaggttggatagatttttgcatagtaggggcaTTAAGGGTtacggagaaaaggcaggtaagtggagatgaatccatggacagatcagccatgagctttttgaatggcagagcaggctcgacgggccagaaagccgactcctgctcctattccttatgttcttaatgatgaaatgtttaaggaagaCATGAGgcagaacttcttcattcagtggatggtgcaaatgtggaataagcagccagcagaagtggtagatgcaggttcaatttcaacacttaagagaagtttggataaatatatGGATGGGAAGGTATGGAGCTCTATGATCCAGCTGCAGGTTGAtaggattaggcagaataattgtttggcatggaccagatgggctgaaaggcctgtcttTATGCTGCAGTTCCCTATGACCCTTACAAACTAGACTGTCAAGATAAATTAACAggatatattttatttatttatttagagatacagctcagtAACAGGCCCTTACAGCCCAACAAGCCAGCACCCCTcaactacacccatgtgaccaactaacctactaaatGGTATGTCTTTAGCatatgggaggagaccagagcaaccggagaaaacccacgcgaacacagggagaacatacaagcttcttacaggcagcggcgggaattgaacctgggtcaccggtgCTGTAAGGCGTTACGCTAACCGCTGTGCTATCATGCCGCCCCATTATATTAACTGAGTGGAAAAATTTACCTGCAAAGTAAAATTCAAGACTGGGGAAGTGTGTTGCCCGGAGTCAGAATTAAGGACTCCTCAGAGATTACGTGGGAGACAAGAACATAATTGTAATTTTTGTTCTCAGTTCCGTTACAGCTTGCAGCATCTTTGACTTGGCTGCAGAAGGAATGGAACTAACTGTCTGTAGCTCTTCCCATGTCCTCGCACTGCATGACACAATGAATTACCTTGTCACTAATGTCATTCGcacaagaaatgtgatctaagtgactttgactgtggaatggttgttggtgccagacggggtggtttgagtatctccagcaactgctgatctcctgggattttcatgcataacagtctctagagtttgcagagaatggtgtgaaaggcaaataaaaacatccagtgCGCGGCTGTTCTCTGCcttgtcagaggagaatggccagactgcttcaaggtGACAATCACTCAAATAATCACGTGTTACAACAGCGgcgtgcaaaagagcatctctgaaccttgacagatgggctacagcagaagaaaaCCACAAGCACACACTCCATAGGCACTTTTACTTGACACAGGTAAATaaagtaataaagtggccactgagtgtgcatAAAGTATCTCCTTTTTCTTCAGTTGCAAAATATCTAGGAAGAACTTTTCACTCGTGTGTTGATTCTAAATTATAGATTAGGCCACTTAAGTAAGTTCAGCAAGAAAGGGGCATTGTTAATCTACTGGACAGGTGAGACTTTAGAATTTACTCAGCTAATATTCATACCTAAGGTACATTTAATTTTCAAATCAAAAATATTTGGCTTAGAAAGACACCATAGTATTTAACTGCATTTTCTTACAAGATCAGATGGAAATGTTTACAAAGTATTTAGATAAAGGAGGCTGATTGTGTTATTAAACTAAGGAGGATATAAATGCTGAGTGATGTTTGTTGCTCTCAGAGACACCAAATTATTTTGATTTACACTCATCCCCCTTTGGCCACCTGCAGTGATCAAATTTGCCCATATCAGCTTCATACTTTTTCATCTTTTGCTCGTGTACGTTAACATCGAAAAGCCTGTGGTCATTAGCAAAATGTGTGTGAAAGTACGTCTGGGTTCCATTGACTCCCAAATCAAGCCCACAGTCTGTCTCACAAGATGAGCGATCTCCAGGCAAAGCAGGATGATTAGCAAAGCATCTCTCAGAACTGCAGTCTTCATCTAAACATTCACTTTTCACGTGTTTCCAGTGAGTTTTCAAATCCCTGTTAGAATCCAGAGGATTCTGTATATCTTTATTGTTCCTGGCTTCAGAAATAATCTTGGTCTTTGAGTCTGTTCTTGGCTTTTTATGTTTCATTTCCTCACTGAAGACCTTACAAAGTTGATTAGTCAAGACCAACTCTTTTCCAGGAATCTCTCCTGCATCCTTCCCTTTCCGTAAGTCGTTCCTCTGGTGCCCAAAGCAAAGCTTGCCAGAATTGTTAGGTTCTCCTATGAACTTGCTTTTACTTTCTTTCCAAGAGTATTTGAGGTCACTCCTGTGGCTAGCTGGAACATTGTTGTTTTCTTCAGACGCTTCATTAGACTCCTGGTTTGAGGAATCGTGATGAAAACCTGACTTGCAATTTAACCAATCAACGTCAGCACCAAACTCACAAATATTTTCTTCATGTAAGCGTTCCATTTTTCTTTTTGCCCTACTCTGTTCATTCGTGCTTTCTTTCTTGGTACAGCATGGTTCAGCTTGGCACTGGGAGTTCAACAGGCTGTTGTGCTGGTTAATTACACCCCTGCATTGATCACTCTCCTTTCGTCTTTGTTGAACCAGGTTATTCTGAGAGTTTGTAATTGAAACTTTCCAGTTGTTAAGGGGGTTCCTCCATGGTTCCTTGGAAGGTCTCCTTGAGTTCTTTACTTCTATTCTTGGATGTTCAGGATGGCTGATTGACCTCCCCTCTTTGCAACCCAAGACAACACTATCTTTTAAAAGAACTCGGTAAGCACTAGCAAGATCTTCCTCAAAATCTATTTGATTCCTGGCATCCTTCCAGCGTACCTGGAACTGCACCTTGCACTCCTTCTGCTGAGAGCTGGAGCTACCACTGAAGGCTCTCCGTTGCACCCCAGCCTCATTCACCAAGATTGTCCATCTGTAGTTCCAGTCACAATCATTATCTGGCCACCTGTTCTGCCTTTTGCTGCCGGTCTCAATACAAAGAGGACTCGACGTATTCCTCAGATGCACTCGAAAGCTTTCCCCGTTCTCAGAGACCGTCCTACACCAGTCTGAGTGGTCCCCAGCCTTGCCGGCACCGTGGCAGATACTCGCACGGTTGGGATCTGACGGCCTAACATGCCGATGGTAATTCTGCAAGCAGCTGAGAAAATCCCCGTGCTCATAAAGACGACGGTGGTCGACAGCAGTAACCTTCCGTGAATATCCGTTGCACAAGCAGTTTTCATGGCCAGGTGCGTGCAAGCTCTGCGGGTGTGCGCTGCGGTCTTGTGTCACAGTAATTTGCAGTGACGCGGATTCATATGGCATCGATATTTCTT
Coding sequences within it:
- the LOC140734189 gene encoding A-kinase anchor protein 17B-like isoform X2, with protein sequence MAVTRLFDTSDAVELFAPQSLYLKPIARLTISVMFPKSKVSPKLISNWELMETLKKMVYPEQLTSLRVSRSTMEFIRFEAELENKKLVQTVWEKINNKSIRVNGIDEMARVMAVVSQVNFPSPSDWESFFRTAETMNEALPGERPDTIHMEGLPCKWLSSKQLNKEKPVEEILQRVFGRFGEIRNIDIPMLDPYREEMTGKKFNTFSTGGLPTFEAYVQYQECAGFERAMASLRGMKLVYKGEDGKALACNIKVTFDTTKHLSDSAIEKRQLERLKLQELERQREEQKRRDKEEEQLKEAERKHREEERVRERRRKEKLRRREHRQKESGERRRQRKLWKIEVESEASAWEERKLVLAQRKLDSYRLLTVLLNGVREMIIQRSHLPERDTVRCDQKSEGCERARDSVQKTPEGDTTGNMGSQRVKSEAWREVKAHVEDFDGKVQISLSRKEEPLSPQGPNFAASSPPLEERGFSSQIAAGEEISMPYESASLQITVTQDRSAHPQSLHAPGHENCLCNGYSRKVTAVDHRRLYEHGDFLSCLQNYHRHVRPSDPNRASICHGAGKAGDHSDWCRTVSENGESFRVHLRNTSSPLCIETGSKRQNRWPDNDCDWNYRWTILVNEAGVQRRAFSGSSSSQQKECKVQFQVRWKDARNQIDFEEDLASAYRVLLKDSVVLGCKEGRSISHPEHPRIEVKNSRRPSKEPWRNPLNNWKVSITNSQNNLVQQRRKESDQCRGVINQHNSLLNSQCQAEPCCTKKESTNEQSRAKRKMERLHEENICEFGADVDWLNCKSGFHHDSSNQESNEASEENNNVPASHRSDLKYSWKESKSKFIGEPNNSGKLCFGHQRNDLRKGKDAGEIPGKELVLTNQLCKVFSEEMKHKKPRTDSKTKIISEARNNKDIQNPLDSNRDLKTHWKHVKSECLDEDCSSERCFANHPALPGDRSSCETDCGLDLGVNGTQTYFHTHFANDHRLFDVNVHEQKMKKYEADMGKFDHCRWPKGDECKSK
- the LOC140734189 gene encoding A-kinase anchor protein 17B-like isoform X1; its protein translation is MLLALPIDDLKEVRAAMAVTRLFDTSDAVELFAPQSLYLKPIARLTISVMFPKSKVSPKLISNWELMETLKKMVYPEQLTSLRVSRSTMEFIRFEAELENKKLVQTVWEKINNKSIRVNGIDEMARVMAVVSQVNFPSPSDWESFFRTAETMNEALPGERPDTIHMEGLPCKWLSSKQLNKEKPVEEILQRVFGRFGEIRNIDIPMLDPYREEMTGKKFNTFSTGGLPTFEAYVQYQECAGFERAMASLRGMKLVYKGEDGKALACNIKVTFDTTKHLSDSAIEKRQLERLKLQELERQREEQKRRDKEEEQLKEAERKHREEERVRERRRKEKLRRREHRQKESGERRRQRKLWKIEVESEASAWEERKLVLAQRKLDSYRLLTVLLNGVREMIIQRSHLPERDTVRCDQKSEGCERARDSVQKTPEGDTTGNMGSQRVKSEAWREVKAHVEDFDGKVQISLSRKEEPLSPQGPNFAASSPPLEERGFSSQIAAGEEISMPYESASLQITVTQDRSAHPQSLHAPGHENCLCNGYSRKVTAVDHRRLYEHGDFLSCLQNYHRHVRPSDPNRASICHGAGKAGDHSDWCRTVSENGESFRVHLRNTSSPLCIETGSKRQNRWPDNDCDWNYRWTILVNEAGVQRRAFSGSSSSQQKECKVQFQVRWKDARNQIDFEEDLASAYRVLLKDSVVLGCKEGRSISHPEHPRIEVKNSRRPSKEPWRNPLNNWKVSITNSQNNLVQQRRKESDQCRGVINQHNSLLNSQCQAEPCCTKKESTNEQSRAKRKMERLHEENICEFGADVDWLNCKSGFHHDSSNQESNEASEENNNVPASHRSDLKYSWKESKSKFIGEPNNSGKLCFGHQRNDLRKGKDAGEIPGKELVLTNQLCKVFSEEMKHKKPRTDSKTKIISEARNNKDIQNPLDSNRDLKTHWKHVKSECLDEDCSSERCFANHPALPGDRSSCETDCGLDLGVNGTQTYFHTHFANDHRLFDVNVHEQKMKKYEADMGKFDHCRWPKGDECKSK
- the LOC140734189 gene encoding uncharacterized protein isoform X3 gives rise to the protein MLLALPIDDLKEVRAAMAVTRLFDTSDAVELFAPQSLYLKPIARLTISVMFPKSKVSPKLISNWELMETLKKMVYPEQLTSLRVSRSTMEFIRFEAELENKKLVQTVWEKINNKSIRVNGIDEMARVMAVVSQVNFPSPSDWESFFRTAETMNEALPGERPDTIHMEGLPCKWLSSKQLNKEKPVEEILQRVFGRFGEIRNIDIPMLDPYREEMTGKKFNTFSTGGLPTFEAYVQYQECAGFERAMASLRGMKLVYKGEDGKALACNIKEMIIQRSHLPERDTVRCDQKSEGCERARDSVQKTPEGDTTGNMGSQRVKSEAWREVKAHVEDFDGKVQISLSRKEEPLSPQGPNFAASSPPLEERGFSSQIAAGEEISMPYESASLQITVTQDRSAHPQSLHAPGHENCLCNGYSRKVTAVDHRRLYEHGDFLSCLQNYHRHVRPSDPNRASICHGAGKAGDHSDWCRTVSENGESFRVHLRNTSSPLCIETGSKRQNRWPDNDCDWNYRWTILVNEAGVQRRAFSGSSSSQQKECKVQFQVRWKDARNQIDFEEDLASAYRVLLKDSVVLGCKEGRSISHPEHPRIEVKNSRRPSKEPWRNPLNNWKVSITNSQNNLVQQRRKESDQCRGVINQHNSLLNSQCQAEPCCTKKESTNEQSRAKRKMERLHEENICEFGADVDWLNCKSGFHHDSSNQESNEASEENNNVPASHRSDLKYSWKESKSKFIGEPNNSGKLCFGHQRNDLRKGKDAGEIPGKELVLTNQLCKVFSEEMKHKKPRTDSKTKIISEARNNKDIQNPLDSNRDLKTHWKHVKSECLDEDCSSERCFANHPALPGDRSSCETDCGLDLGVNGTQTYFHTHFANDHRLFDVNVHEQKMKKYEADMGKFDHCRWPKGDECKSK